Proteins found in one Campylobacter lari genomic segment:
- a CDS encoding MCP-domain signal transduction protein, with product MTHSNKKYFSFLKQFITLSVVVLVLLLTLTLFIFNTYNTTKRNSLIMGSFQKLEILDTKIDEVFKNKLNLQNYDTSVALVQEFENTLVILKANKIDTKQIEAIFEKKNTQLQHFKSANSIAINSKLYLYEIQQEIIKQTNQTALNIQEAKQIEYVGDILSIIGTMDILEPLAQNRLQNLVANLNTKGSQLPQDLFELFSTHCKMILNQIKILKDNSQSFLDQELQKEIIAHKNLIAQEINLNNKYNLYTAIGIFLFILAVLVFFILLTLKKVIIPISLLEKLSANLAGEHANLSARLDIDKKSELATSAGYINSFIQIVQNSVLEAIQTASSSHKSSQKLSQNAEVLQQSSLLQHEQISNVHEISSVLESHIDLTQNLAKNTIKDMYDMQEVMGKVETTLKELVELILLSGEKEQSVLSAMDILVQSADSIVEVTTTIKDIADQTNLLALNAAIEAARAGEHGRGFAVVADEVRNLADKTTKSLVAIETTVRTIVQQINDNKSLMDGIHQSMNDTSNKANILQGEVGTSIEKLKTSIHSTKIMEEKSDESKAKMNELEQNIEKVTELANCVKNYSLDLTQISQDVLENASKLSEKLKTFE from the coding sequence ATGACCCACTCAAATAAAAAATATTTTTCTTTCTTAAAACAGTTTATTACATTGTCAGTAGTGGTTTTGGTATTACTTTTAACCCTAACATTATTTATCTTTAATACCTACAACACTACAAAAAGAAATTCACTCATCATGGGTTCATTTCAAAAATTAGAAATTCTAGATACTAAAATAGATGAGGTTTTTAAAAATAAACTCAACTTACAAAATTATGATACTAGCGTTGCTTTAGTGCAAGAATTTGAAAATACTTTGGTAATTTTAAAAGCTAATAAAATTGACACCAAACAAATAGAAGCAATTTTTGAGAAAAAAAACACTCAATTGCAACATTTTAAATCAGCTAATTCTATTGCTATAAATTCAAAGCTTTATCTTTATGAAATTCAACAAGAAATCATTAAGCAAACAAACCAAACAGCACTTAATATCCAAGAAGCCAAACAAATAGAATATGTCGGAGATATACTAAGTATTATAGGAACCATGGACATACTAGAACCTTTAGCGCAAAATCGTCTCCAAAATTTAGTAGCAAATTTAAACACAAAAGGCTCACAACTACCACAAGATTTATTTGAACTTTTTAGCACACATTGCAAAATGATACTAAATCAAATTAAAATTTTAAAAGATAATTCCCAAAGTTTTCTTGATCAAGAACTACAAAAAGAAATCATTGCTCATAAAAATTTAATTGCTCAAGAAATTAATCTTAACAACAAATATAATCTTTACACCGCTATAGGAATTTTCTTATTTATTTTAGCTGTATTGGTATTTTTTATATTGCTGACATTAAAAAAAGTAATTATACCTATATCTTTGCTAGAAAAATTAAGTGCAAATTTAGCTGGAGAGCATGCGAATTTAAGTGCAAGATTAGATATTGATAAAAAAAGTGAATTAGCTACAAGCGCTGGCTATATAAACTCTTTTATACAAATAGTGCAAAATTCTGTTTTAGAAGCTATACAGACTGCGAGTTCAAGTCACAAAAGCTCACAAAAACTTTCTCAAAACGCTGAAGTTTTACAGCAAAGCTCACTTTTACAACATGAACAAATTTCTAATGTACATGAAATAAGTTCTGTTTTAGAAAGCCATATAGACTTAACTCAAAACTTAGCAAAAAACACTATAAAAGATATGTATGATATGCAAGAAGTAATGGGAAAAGTTGAAACTACATTAAAAGAATTAGTAGAGCTTATATTATTAAGCGGCGAAAAAGAACAAAGTGTTTTAAGTGCTATGGATATACTAGTGCAAAGTGCTGATAGTATAGTGGAAGTTACCACTACTATTAAAGATATAGCAGATCAAACTAACTTGCTAGCATTAAATGCTGCTATTGAAGCTGCACGCGCAGGTGAACATGGTAGAGGTTTTGCAGTAGTTGCTGATGAAGTAAGAAATCTAGCTGATAAAACCACAAAATCTTTGGTTGCTATAGAAACTACTGTGAGAACTATAGTGCAACAAATCAATGATAATAAAAGTTTGATGGATGGAATTCATCAATCCATGAACGATACTTCTAATAAAGCCAATATCTTACAAGGTGAAGTTGGAACTTCTATAGAAAAATTAAAAACAAGTATTCATTCTACTAAGATCATGGAAGAAAAAAGTGATGAATCAAAAGCTAAAATGAATGAACTAGAACAAAATATAGAAAAAGTAACCGAACTTGCAAATTGTGTTAAAAATTACTCTCTTGATTTGACACAAATTTCACAAGATGTTTTAGAAAATGCTTCTAAGCTTTCAGAAAAATTAAAAACATTCGAGTAA
- a CDS encoding cytochrome-c peroxidase → MMRFFIILIYSFCSLIALEMITPIPDSIPYDREKAKLGKMLYMDTSLSKDKKVSCNTCHDITKFGVDNKTFSTGVDGILDEPFHTPTTFNAIFNLSQFWRGNAKDLQEQAKHPIINPKEMGLKDGDEAVEIIKNNPVYETEFKKLYGEVTFDNIADALAEFQKTLLTPNSPFDRFLKGDKNAISKQAKRGYDAFLSNGCIACHQGQNIGGNMYQKMGVFVPYDNGTNWKGRYEITQDPHDQFVVKVPSLRNIAKTAPYFHDGSMPTLDACVQFMAYYQLGKFLEQDVVDDIVAFLNSLTGEYHDPLK, encoded by the coding sequence ATTATGAGATTTTTTATCATTTTAATATATTCTTTTTGCTCGTTAATAGCATTGGAAATGATTACACCAATTCCTGACAGCATACCTTATGATAGAGAAAAAGCTAAGCTAGGTAAAATGCTATATATGGACACAAGCTTATCAAAAGACAAGAAAGTGTCTTGTAATACATGTCATGATATTACAAAATTTGGAGTCGATAATAAAACTTTCTCCACAGGTGTTGATGGAATATTAGATGAACCATTTCACACACCAACAACCTTTAATGCTATTTTTAATTTATCGCAATTTTGGAGAGGAAATGCAAAAGATTTGCAAGAACAAGCTAAACATCCTATAATTAACCCTAAAGAGATGGGATTAAAGGATGGAGATGAGGCTGTTGAAATAATAAAAAATAACCCTGTCTACGAAACAGAATTTAAAAAATTATATGGCGAAGTTACTTTTGATAATATAGCTGATGCTTTAGCTGAATTCCAAAAAACACTACTTACACCAAATTCACCTTTTGATCGTTTTCTAAAAGGCGATAAAAATGCCATAAGCAAACAAGCAAAAAGAGGATATGATGCTTTTTTATCTAATGGTTGCATAGCGTGTCACCAAGGACAAAACATTGGTGGCAACATGTATCAAAAAATGGGAGTATTTGTACCTTACGATAATGGAACAAATTGGAAAGGACGCTATGAAATTACTCAAGATCCCCATGATCAATTTGTAGTAAAAGTGCCAAGTCTTAGAAATATAGCTAAAACAGCTCCTTATTTTCACGATGGATCTATGCCGACACTTGATGCTTGTGTGCAATTTATGGCATATTATCAACTTGGTAAATTTCTAGAACAAGATGTAGTTGATGATATAGTTGCATTTTTAAATTCTTTAACAGGAGAATACCATGACCCACTCAAATAA
- the infA gene encoding translation initiation factor IF-1: protein MSKDDIIEIDGNVIEALPNATFKVELDNKHVILCHIAGKMRMHYIRIMPGDRVKVELTPYSLDKGRITFRYK, encoded by the coding sequence TTGTCAAAAGATGATATTATCGAAATCGATGGTAATGTAATTGAAGCTTTACCTAACGCAACTTTTAAAGTTGAATTAGACAATAAGCATGTGATACTTTGTCATATCGCGGGTAAAATGCGTATGCATTATATTAGAATTATGCCTGGCGATAGAGTTAAAGTAGAGCTGACGCCTTATAGTCTTGATAAGGGTCGTATTACATTTAGATACAAATAA
- the rpmJ gene encoding 50S ribosomal protein L36: MKVRPSVKKMCDKCKVVRRKGVVRIICENPKHKQRQG, translated from the coding sequence ATGAAAGTTAGACCATCTGTTAAAAAGATGTGTGACAAGTGCAAAGTAGTTCGTCGTAAAGGCGTAGTTCGCATTATTTGCGAAAATCCAAAACACAAACAAAGACAAGGATAA
- the rpsM gene encoding 30S ribosomal protein S13 encodes MARIAGVDLPKKKRIEYGLTYIYGIGLHTSRKILDKTGISYDKRVHELSEDEAAAIRKEIQENYMVEGDLRKQVAMDIKALMDLGSFRGLRHRKGLPVRGQKTKTNARTRKGKRKTVGAKS; translated from the coding sequence ATGGCTCGTATCGCAGGTGTGGATTTACCAAAGAAAAAAAGAATTGAATATGGTTTGACTTATATTTATGGTATAGGTTTGCATACTTCAAGAAAAATCTTAGATAAAACAGGAATTTCTTACGATAAAAGAGTTCATGAGCTAAGTGAAGATGAAGCAGCAGCTATCCGTAAAGAAATTCAAGAAAACTACATGGTTGAGGGTGATCTTAGAAAACAAGTTGCTATGGATATCAAAGCATTGATGGATCTAGGAAGCTTTAGAGGCTTAAGACATAGAAAAGGCTTGCCAGTTCGTGGTCAAAAAACAAAAACAAATGCCAGAACTAGAAAAGGTAAGAGAAAAACCGTTGGTGCAAAATCATAA
- the rpsK gene encoding 30S ribosomal protein S11, which translates to MAKRKVVKKKVVKKNIAKGIVYISATFNNTMVTVTDEMGNAIAWSSAGGLGFKGSKKSTPYAAQQAVEDALNKAKEHGIKEVGIKVQGPGSGRETAVKSVGAMEGIKVTFLKDITPLAHNGCRPPKRRRV; encoded by the coding sequence ATGGCAAAAAGAAAAGTAGTTAAGAAAAAAGTAGTTAAAAAAAATATAGCTAAAGGTATAGTTTATATCAGTGCAACATTTAATAATACTATGGTTACTGTAACTGATGAAATGGGAAATGCTATTGCTTGGAGCAGTGCAGGTGGTTTAGGATTTAAAGGTTCTAAAAAATCAACTCCTTATGCGGCGCAACAAGCAGTAGAAGATGCTTTAAATAAAGCAAAAGAACATGGTATTAAAGAAGTAGGTATTAAAGTGCAAGGACCAGGAAGTGGTCGTGAGACAGCGGTTAAGAGTGTAGGTGCTATGGAAGGTATTAAAGTAACTTTCTTAAAAGATATTACCCCATTAGCTCATAATGGTTGTAGACCACCAAAACGTCGTCGTGTCTAA
- the rpsD gene encoding 30S ribosomal protein S4 has protein sequence MARYRGPVEKLERRLGVSLAMKGERRLAGKSALDKRPYAPGQHGQRKAKISEYGLQLREKQKAKFMYGVSEKQFRRLFSEAARKDGNTGALLIQLLEQRLDNVVYRMGFATTRRFARQLVTHGHILVNGKRVDIPSYRVEAGQKIEVIEKSKNNPQISRAIELTAQTGIVAWVDVEKDKRFGIFTRKPEREEVIIPVEERYIVELYSK, from the coding sequence ATGGCAAGATATAGAGGACCAGTAGAGAAATTAGAAAGACGACTTGGCGTAAGCTTGGCAATGAAAGGCGAAAGAAGATTAGCAGGTAAAAGTGCTTTAGATAAACGCCCTTACGCACCAGGTCAGCATGGACAAAGAAAAGCTAAAATTAGCGAATATGGACTCCAGTTAAGAGAAAAACAAAAAGCTAAATTTATGTATGGAGTTAGCGAAAAACAATTTAGAAGATTATTTAGTGAAGCTGCTAGAAAAGATGGCAATACCGGCGCACTTTTAATTCAGCTTTTAGAGCAAAGACTAGATAATGTTGTTTATAGAATGGGTTTTGCTACAACACGCCGTTTTGCTAGACAGCTCGTAACTCATGGACATATTTTAGTAAATGGCAAAAGAGTGGATATTCCTAGTTATAGAGTAGAAGCAGGTCAAAAAATTGAAGTGATTGAAAAAAGCAAAAACAATCCTCAAATTTCAAGAGCGATCGAACTTACTGCTCAAACTGGTATAGTTGCTTGGGTTGATGTAGAAAAAGATAAAAGATTTGGAATTTTTACAAGAAAACCTGAAAGAGAAGAAGTTATCATTCCAGTTGAGGAAAGATATATCGTTGAGTTGTACTCTAAATAA
- a CDS encoding DNA-directed RNA polymerase subunit alpha gives MRHITTSAYTPTEFSIENISDTVAKVSAWPFEIGYAITLAHPLRRLLYSSTVGFAPTGVKIKGVAHEFDSMRGMLEDVALFIINLKKLRFKLKTDSEKEIVTFSFKGPKEICGKDLDNEIVEVVNADSYLATINEDADLEFTLIIEKGIGYVPSEEIQNFLDSEFIALDAFFTPVKHAVYDIEKVLFEDNPDYEKVVFTITTDGQISPSDAFKNALEAMYKQLSVFDKITNAQNAVRNQALNNEVEHVKLLQNITELNLSARSFNCLEKANVVYIGELALMSVSELADLKNLGKKSLDEIKSVMESIDFPIGNSKLSDSAKETLKRKITELKAQNEG, from the coding sequence ATGAGACATATTACAACTTCTGCTTATACACCAACAGAGTTTAGTATTGAAAATATCAGTGATACAGTGGCAAAAGTAAGTGCATGGCCTTTTGAAATCGGCTATGCTATTACTTTGGCGCATCCTTTGCGTCGTTTACTTTATTCAAGCACAGTAGGTTTTGCTCCAACAGGAGTTAAAATCAAAGGCGTAGCGCATGAATTTGATAGTATGCGTGGTATGCTTGAAGATGTAGCATTGTTTATTATCAATCTAAAAAAATTAAGATTTAAACTAAAAACAGATTCTGAAAAAGAAATCGTAACTTTTAGTTTTAAAGGACCAAAAGAAATTTGCGGAAAAGACTTAGACAATGAAATTGTTGAAGTTGTGAATGCAGATAGCTATCTTGCAACGATTAATGAAGATGCAGATTTAGAATTTACCTTAATTATTGAAAAAGGTATAGGTTATGTGCCTTCTGAAGAAATTCAAAATTTCTTAGATTCTGAGTTTATAGCACTTGATGCATTCTTTACTCCTGTAAAACATGCAGTTTATGATATAGAAAAAGTGCTTTTTGAGGATAATCCAGATTATGAGAAAGTTGTTTTTACAATCACAACTGATGGTCAAATCTCACCAAGTGATGCTTTTAAAAATGCTTTAGAAGCAATGTATAAACAATTGTCAGTGTTTGATAAAATTACTAATGCACAAAATGCTGTAAGAAATCAAGCATTAAACAATGAAGTAGAACATGTAAAATTACTTCAAAATATAACCGAGTTAAATTTAAGTGCTAGAAGCTTTAATTGCTTAGAAAAAGCAAATGTGGTTTACATTGGTGAGCTTGCCTTGATGAGTGTCAGTGAACTCGCAGACTTAAAAAATTTGGGAAAAAAATCTTTAGATGAGATTAAAAGTGTAATGGAGTCTATAGATTTCCCTATAGGAAATTCAAAACTTAGTGATAGTGCAAAAGAAACGCTAAAAAGAAAAATTACAGAATTAAAAGCACAAAATGAAGGATAA
- the rplQ gene encoding 50S ribosomal protein L17: protein MRHRHGYRKLGRTSTHRAALLKNLTIAIIKAGKIETTLPKAKELRGYVERLITRARKGDFNAHRAVFASLQDKEATNKLVTEIAPKFADRNGGYTRIIKTRIRRGDAAEMAFIEFVA, encoded by the coding sequence ATGAGACATAGACATGGATATAGAAAGTTAGGTCGCACTTCTACTCACCGTGCAGCCTTATTAAAAAACCTTACCATTGCTATTATTAAGGCAGGTAAAATAGAAACAACATTACCTAAAGCAAAAGAATTAAGGGGTTATGTTGAAAGATTGATCACTCGTGCAAGAAAAGGTGATTTTAATGCTCACAGAGCAGTTTTTGCTAGCTTACAAGATAAAGAGGCTACAAACAAACTTGTAACAGAAATCGCACCTAAATTTGCAGATAGAAACGGTGGTTATACAAGAATTATTAAAACAAGAATTCGCCGTGGTGATGCTGCAGAAATGGCTTTCATTGAATTCGTAGCTTAA